The Caldisericum sp. genome includes a region encoding these proteins:
- a CDS encoding amidohydrolase — protein MENLKRVDELKDEVIALRREIHMYPETAFEEYRTSELVYNYLSKLGLDVRKGINKTGVVADLLVDNPKGTVLLRADMDALPIQEQNNVPYKSKIDGKMHACGHDAHTAILLVAAKVLSQLKDKLQYNVRFVFQPSEERDPGGAIGMINEGVLENPHVNYTFGLHVAGFYKANTIYIKDGIMMAEADSFILKVFGSGGHGAYPHKAIDPILISSHIVIALQAIVSREIDPLENAVLSFGKITSGDVFNVIPESAELEGTVRTLKHELSEFIKERIEKISKQIAESFRGKADLKYSFGYPPLVNDKNATQFIRNLAKEIVGENNVFEAPISMGGEDMAYFLKERPGAFYWLGALNEEKGIIYPNHSPKFDIDEDVLPTGVKMHVGTVLKLSETSI, from the coding sequence ATGGAAAATCTGAAGAGAGTTGACGAGTTAAAAGATGAAGTAATTGCATTAAGAAGGGAAATCCATATGTATCCAGAAACTGCATTCGAAGAATACAGGACTTCTGAGCTTGTGTATAATTACCTTTCAAAACTTGGGCTTGATGTAAGGAAAGGGATAAATAAAACAGGAGTTGTTGCAGACTTACTAGTAGACAATCCTAAAGGCACAGTTCTATTGCGAGCTGATATGGATGCGCTTCCCATCCAGGAGCAAAATAATGTGCCTTACAAGTCGAAAATTGACGGGAAAATGCATGCATGTGGACATGACGCCCACACCGCAATCTTATTAGTTGCAGCAAAAGTTCTTTCCCAGTTGAAAGATAAGTTGCAATACAATGTAAGGTTTGTTTTCCAGCCATCTGAGGAAAGAGATCCAGGTGGTGCGATTGGAATGATTAATGAAGGTGTCTTAGAAAATCCACATGTAAATTACACCTTTGGGCTTCATGTTGCAGGATTTTATAAAGCAAATACGATTTATATTAAAGATGGAATTATGATGGCAGAAGCAGATAGTTTTATCCTTAAGGTGTTTGGCTCTGGTGGACATGGTGCATATCCACATAAAGCAATAGACCCTATTTTAATTTCCTCGCACATAGTTATTGCTCTTCAGGCAATAGTTTCAAGAGAAATAGACCCACTCGAGAATGCAGTTTTATCCTTTGGGAAAATAACATCAGGAGATGTCTTTAACGTAATACCTGAATCAGCGGAGCTTGAGGGAACAGTAAGAACATTGAAGCACGAACTATCTGAATTTATTAAAGAAAGAATAGAAAAAATCTCTAAGCAAATTGCCGAATCCTTTAGAGGGAAAGCCGATTTAAAGTATTCATTTGGCTATCCCCCTCTTGTAAACGATAAAAATGCAACCCAATTTATAAGGAACCTTGCAAAAGAAATAGTAGGCGAAAATAATGTTTTTGAGGCACCGATTTCAATGGGCGGGGAAGATATGGCATATTTCCTAAAAGAGCGCCCAGGTGCTTTTTACTGGCTAGGCGCACTGAACGAAGAAAAAGGAATAATCTATCCTAACCATTCTCCAAAATTTGATATTGACGAGGATGTTTTACCGACCGGCGTAAAAATGCATGTTGGTACCGTCCTTAAATTGAGCGAGACATCCATTTAA
- a CDS encoding ATP-binding protein, which produces MKRFFTSIRFQLIVVLIVFIIFTFFTISSSISQYLEQNEISSEAKRLTLISKQIEERFEKMYTAEAFSRRYDFITEKERSLYINLFLKPAFDGYFSTITTGFPDVEIGYYIPIFKDSLNVVSSKGNLVKKIIVMVSIPQKYGGGYVFAAIPRSAVNENVSKVIYSINRIIFYLALITMLIVLAITSFFSYRILQIRKGLKNLEKSLDFRFPNYGGEIGDIAISINTMAENLKRNLEEMQRTEALKSLGLFTAGIVHEVRNPLTSIKGFANILSQKLQGKDEERYVQPILTEAERLGRIVDDLLKYGKPSPLSPVKFNLKPFFNHIIDLAKQYDTKKNIKFELICPDLTIVADERKLEELFLNLVINAVQAIDKEEGIIRIECSEEGNNIKIIVQDNGAGMDNETLRNIFVPFYTTKEHGTGLGLAIVHRVVEEHGGQIFVESEKGKGTKFVILLPKRETK; this is translated from the coding sequence GTGAAAAGGTTTTTTACATCCATTAGATTTCAACTTATTGTGGTTTTAATTGTATTCATTATTTTTACTTTCTTTACTATTTCTTCCAGCATTTCTCAATACCTCGAACAAAATGAAATATCAAGCGAAGCAAAAAGATTAACACTTATAAGCAAACAAATTGAGGAAAGATTTGAAAAAATGTATACTGCAGAAGCATTTTCAAGAAGATACGACTTTATAACTGAAAAAGAGAGGAGCCTTTATATAAATCTATTCTTGAAACCAGCCTTTGACGGTTATTTTTCAACAATTACTACCGGGTTCCCTGATGTTGAAATAGGCTATTATATTCCTATTTTTAAAGATTCGCTAAATGTTGTATCTTCTAAGGGTAATCTCGTTAAAAAGATTATTGTAATGGTAAGCATTCCACAAAAATACGGTGGAGGATATGTTTTTGCTGCCATTCCAAGATCTGCAGTAAACGAAAATGTAAGTAAAGTCATATATTCCATAAATAGAATAATATTTTACCTTGCACTAATAACAATGCTAATAGTTCTTGCCATTACATCATTCTTTAGTTACAGAATTTTACAGATTCGAAAAGGTCTTAAGAATCTTGAAAAGAGTCTTGATTTCCGATTCCCTAATTATGGTGGAGAGATTGGCGATATTGCTATTTCCATAAACACGATGGCTGAAAATCTAAAGCGTAATCTTGAAGAAATGCAAAGGACCGAGGCGTTAAAATCTCTTGGTTTATTTACAGCCGGCATTGTTCATGAAGTTAGAAATCCCTTAACATCAATAAAAGGCTTTGCAAATATACTTTCCCAAAAACTTCAAGGAAAGGACGAGGAAAGATATGTTCAGCCTATACTTACTGAAGCGGAGAGACTTGGAAGGATTGTTGATGATTTGTTAAAGTATGGGAAGCCATCGCCACTTTCTCCTGTAAAATTCAATCTCAAACCTTTCTTTAACCATATAATTGACTTAGCAAAGCAATACGATACAAAAAAGAACATTAAATTTGAACTAATTTGCCCGGATTTGACAATTGTAGCAGACGAAAGAAAACTCGAAGAACTTTTTTTGAACCTCGTAATTAACGCTGTCCAAGCTATTGATAAAGAAGAGGGTATCATAAGAATTGAATGTTCCGAGGAAGGTAACAACATAAAGATAATCGTTCAGGACAACGGTGCTGGAATGGATAACGAAACTTTAAGGAACATATTTGTTCCTTTCTATACAACGAAAGAACACGGAACTGGGTTAGGACTTGCAATTGTCCACAGGGTGGTCGAAGAACACGGTGGGCAAATTTTTGTAGAGAGCGAAAAAGGAAAGGGCACCAAATTCGTGATTCTTTTGCCAAAGAGGGAAACCAAATGA
- the pfkA gene encoding 6-phosphofructokinase: MKRIAVLTSGGDAPGMNAAIRSIVRVGFSRGLEVIGVFEGYRGLIQKNFKQLLPRDVSGLLEEGGTFLLSSRSEEFKDENNQEVAIKNLKESRIDGLIVIGGNGSQTGSLALFRKGFPVVGVASTIDNDLWGTDYTIGFDTAVNTAIEAIDKIRDTATSHSRTFIVEVMGRDRGFIALEAGLASGADIVLVPERKFDIDKIVENIKKGLEKKKKHHMILTAEGAIHAQELQAKIKEKLPELDVKYSVLGYIQRGGAPTRFDRIIATMFGAEAVDLLMNGNSGYVVGIKDNHITHIPLEDAVKKYKEINYELYKIIEEVTV, from the coding sequence GAAAAGAATTGCGGTTCTTACCTCCGGGGGTGACGCCCCCGGAATGAATGCAGCAATCAGGAGCATAGTAAGAGTTGGTTTCTCAAGAGGCTTAGAAGTAATTGGTGTTTTTGAAGGATATAGAGGATTAATACAAAAGAACTTCAAACAACTTTTACCAAGAGATGTTAGTGGACTTCTTGAAGAAGGGGGAACTTTTTTACTATCTTCTCGCTCCGAAGAGTTTAAAGACGAAAACAACCAGGAAGTTGCAATTAAAAATTTAAAGGAGTCTCGCATAGATGGGCTTATTGTAATAGGTGGTAATGGTTCTCAAACAGGCAGCCTTGCCCTCTTTAGAAAAGGATTTCCTGTAGTTGGAGTTGCTTCAACTATTGATAATGACCTTTGGGGAACAGACTATACTATAGGTTTCGATACTGCCGTAAATACGGCAATTGAAGCAATCGATAAAATAAGAGACACTGCAACTTCACACTCGAGGACTTTCATTGTAGAAGTTATGGGTAGAGATAGAGGCTTTATAGCTCTTGAGGCTGGTCTTGCAAGTGGTGCAGACATAGTACTGGTGCCCGAAAGAAAATTTGATATCGATAAAATCGTAGAAAATATTAAAAAAGGACTTGAGAAGAAAAAGAAACACCATATGATATTAACCGCCGAAGGTGCAATTCACGCACAGGAGTTGCAAGCAAAAATTAAGGAGAAGCTTCCTGAACTTGATGTGAAGTACTCTGTTCTTGGTTATATACAGAGAGGCGGTGCACCTACAAGGTTTGATAGAATTATTGCGACTATGTTCGGTGCGGAAGCAGTAGATCTTCTTATGAATGGCAATTCAGGATATGTTGTTGGTATTAAGGATAATCATATTACGCATATACCTCTCGAAGATGCAGTCAAAAAATACAAAGAAATAAATTACGAACTTTACAAGATAATTGAGGAAGTGACGGTTTAG
- a CDS encoding sigma-54-dependent Fis family transcriptional regulator: MKVKKYRILVADDEENIRMLLSETLKDEGYEIIEVTNGDEAVKEVKKSDFDCALMDVRMPVLDGMEAFLKIREIRSNLPVIFLTAYGSSDLAIKAMKKGAYDYLTKPFDLEELKVKVKKAIELKELTDNAPKFEKDENRYISDEIVGNSPKMQEVFKQIGKVAESDATVLIRGESGTGKELVAKAIHHHSNRKNKPFIVVNCAAIPETLLESELFGHEKGAFTDAYARRIGKFEQAQDGTIFLDEIGDMSLNLQAKLLRILQEKTFSRVGGNETIVSNARVLAATNRNLEKLVETGEFREDLFYRLNVVTIWLPPLRERKEDIPLLVDYFVAKYAEKYKKDVRGVSKEVLELFLDYDWPGNVRELENAVARGVIVTSAPLILIEDLPQTLRDKTKQERQGEVKVEGQLEEENLNLPKLIEKIEKEAIIKALEKAEGNKTKAAQILGISRKSLFNKLRYYNLIKEEDENGKSEES; encoded by the coding sequence ATGAAAGTTAAAAAATACCGAATCCTTGTTGCAGATGATGAAGAAAATATAAGAATGCTTCTAAGCGAGACTTTAAAAGATGAAGGCTACGAGATCATTGAAGTAACTAACGGAGATGAGGCAGTAAAAGAAGTTAAAAAATCTGACTTTGATTGTGCTCTTATGGATGTTAGAATGCCAGTTTTAGATGGAATGGAAGCTTTCCTTAAAATAAGAGAAATAAGAAGTAATTTACCAGTAATTTTTCTAACAGCCTACGGCAGTTCAGATCTTGCGATAAAAGCAATGAAAAAAGGCGCATATGACTATCTAACAAAACCATTTGATCTTGAGGAATTGAAGGTAAAAGTTAAGAAAGCAATTGAACTTAAAGAACTAACAGATAATGCCCCAAAATTTGAAAAAGATGAAAATAGGTATATATCAGATGAAATAGTCGGGAATTCTCCAAAGATGCAAGAAGTTTTTAAACAGATCGGAAAGGTTGCAGAATCTGATGCGACTGTCTTAATAAGGGGAGAAAGTGGAACAGGAAAAGAACTTGTTGCAAAAGCTATACACCATCACAGCAACAGAAAAAACAAACCTTTTATAGTTGTAAATTGCGCTGCTATTCCTGAAACTTTACTGGAATCGGAATTATTTGGACATGAAAAAGGCGCATTTACGGATGCATATGCAAGAAGAATAGGGAAATTCGAGCAGGCTCAGGATGGAACAATTTTCCTTGATGAAATTGGCGATATGAGTTTAAACTTACAAGCTAAACTTCTGAGAATCCTCCAAGAAAAGACTTTTAGCAGAGTTGGAGGTAACGAGACAATTGTTAGTAACGCAAGAGTTCTTGCTGCAACGAACAGAAACCTTGAAAAACTTGTTGAAACTGGTGAATTTAGAGAAGACCTATTTTATAGACTAAATGTTGTGACTATATGGCTGCCGCCTTTAAGAGAAAGAAAAGAAGATATTCCTCTTCTTGTAGATTACTTTGTTGCAAAATATGCAGAAAAATACAAAAAGGATGTGCGCGGAGTTTCTAAAGAGGTGTTAGAACTCTTCCTTGATTACGATTGGCCGGGCAATGTTAGAGAACTTGAAAATGCGGTTGCAAGAGGTGTAATTGTAACTTCTGCTCCGCTTATTTTGATCGAAGACTTACCTCAAACTTTAAGAGATAAAACAAAGCAAGAACGACAAGGTGAAGTAAAAGTTGAAGGACAATTAGAGGAAGAAAATCTTAATTTACCGAAGCTCATTGAAAAAATTGAGAAAGAAGCAATAATAAAGGCACTTGAAAAAGCGGAAGGCAATAAAACAAAAGCTGCACAAATACTAGGTATCTCAAGAAAGTCTCTATTTAACAAACTTAGGTATTATAATCTAATAAAGGAAGAGGATGAAAATGGAAAATCTGAAGAGAGTTGA
- a CDS encoding amidohydrolase yields MLLIKNARIHTITQGVIENGFVLIEGKRIKKVSNEPPEVDLSKTRIIDAQGKMVFPSFIDAHTHLGTFPLEGTEMDADGNEMTNPATPGLRAIDSINPYDPAFKEAFESGFEIVFTGAGSGNVIGGLSVTMKTYGNIVDEMVIKNPAGLKCAFGENPKRVYSSKNQLPTTRMGTAKVFRETLYKGKNYYEKKKSGEKVDFDLNMESLFLVFDHKIPLRIHSHRADDIVTAIRIAKHEFGLDVVIEHGTDSAKIRDFLAKENVPVILGPILDVSPKVETKPNSFENPKKLVEAGVKVALMTDHPVVSIGYALIQAGLVAYEGKLGFDETLKLITINPAQILGIDSDYGSIEEGKVANLVMFDRNPFSVLSKADTVLLEGEVIIEGGKYV; encoded by the coding sequence ATGCTATTAATTAAAAATGCAAGAATACATACAATAACACAAGGCGTAATAGAAAATGGCTTTGTGCTTATTGAAGGAAAACGAATTAAAAAGGTGTCAAATGAACCACCCGAAGTCGATTTATCAAAAACAAGAATTATTGATGCACAAGGTAAAATGGTCTTCCCATCATTCATTGACGCTCACACTCACCTTGGGACTTTTCCGTTAGAGGGGACAGAAATGGATGCCGACGGAAACGAAATGACTAACCCTGCGACACCCGGACTGCGGGCAATTGATTCAATTAATCCGTACGATCCAGCTTTTAAAGAGGCTTTTGAATCTGGTTTTGAAATTGTTTTTACAGGAGCAGGTTCAGGAAATGTAATAGGTGGATTAAGTGTAACTATGAAAACGTATGGAAATATTGTAGACGAGATGGTTATAAAGAATCCCGCCGGACTTAAATGTGCTTTTGGTGAAAATCCCAAAAGGGTATATTCTTCCAAAAACCAGCTTCCAACAACAAGGATGGGAACAGCAAAGGTATTCAGAGAAACTCTTTATAAAGGAAAGAATTACTACGAGAAAAAGAAAAGTGGTGAAAAAGTTGATTTTGATCTAAACATGGAAAGCCTTTTTCTCGTTTTCGACCACAAAATACCACTAAGAATACATTCGCACAGAGCTGACGACATAGTAACAGCAATTCGCATTGCAAAACACGAATTTGGATTAGATGTAGTAATAGAGCATGGGACAGATTCCGCTAAGATAAGGGACTTCTTAGCCAAAGAAAATGTACCAGTAATCTTAGGACCAATTCTTGATGTTTCTCCCAAGGTTGAAACAAAACCTAACTCGTTCGAGAACCCTAAAAAACTCGTTGAAGCAGGTGTAAAAGTTGCACTAATGACTGACCATCCTGTTGTTTCAATAGGTTATGCTTTAATCCAGGCTGGACTCGTTGCATATGAAGGTAAATTAGGCTTTGATGAAACTCTAAAATTAATTACCATAAACCCTGCACAAATTCTTGGAATTGATTCCGACTATGGAAGTATTGAAGAGGGTAAAGTTGCAAACTTAGTAATGTTCGATAGAAATCCATTTTCAGTTCTCTCAAAAGCAGATACTGTTTTATTAGAGGGCGAAGTAATAATTGAAGGAGGCAAGTATGTATAA